The Aliiroseovarius sediminilitoris region GAATGGTATATCGAACTGGGTGCGGTGGACGCGATCAGCGATACGCCTGTGGACCGCTACGCGCTTGAACCGACCTTGCCGAAACCCCGCATGGCAGCACCGGACGGATCGACCCCCGTCACCGCGGCAAAACCGCCCGCCGCCCCGCGGCGCGACCATGTCGCGTCGGCGAAACAAGCGGCGGCGGCGGTCAAAGATCTGGACGCGCTGCGGGGCGCCATCGAAGCGTTCGATGGCTGCGAGATGAAACGCGGCGCACGGAACACGGTGATTGCCGATGGAAACCCCGCCGCGCGTGTGATGATCATCGGCGAGGCCCCCGGACGGGACGAGGACATTGCAGGAAAACCCTTTGTCGGGCGCGCAGGCCAGCTTCTGGACAAGATGTTCGCCGCCATCGGTATGGGGCGCGACGCGCCGCTGTCGAAAGACGCGATTTACATCACCAACGTGATGCCATGGCGCCCGCCCAACAACCGTGACCCCAGCCCTGACGAAATTGCGATGATGGTCCCATTTGTGGAACGCCACGTCCAACTGGTGGCCCCTGATGTGCTTGTCTTGATGGGCAACACACCGTGTCAGGCAGTGTTGGGGCGTAAAGGTATCATGCGTATGCGCGGCAGGTGGGAGGAGGCATGGAGCAAACCCGTAATGCCAATGACCCACCCCGCCTATCTGTTGCGCACGCCCGCCGCCAAACGTGAAGCGTGGGCCGATCTTTTGTCCATTCAGGCAAAACTCCGGGACCTGGCATGAAAGACCTGGCATGAAAATCCTCGCCTTTTCAGACCTGCACCTGAGCAACCTTGCGGCAAGAAACCTGTTGGATGCCGCAAGCGACGCCGATCTGATCCTTGGCGTCGGCGATTATGCGCATCGGCGCGACGGGCTGGTGGACTATGTCGCCCCATTCGCCGATTGGGGCACACGTGCGGTGTTCGTGCCCGGCAACAACGAAACGGAAACCGAGCTTCGCGCCGCATTCACGGGAAGCGACGTGACGATATTGCACGGCGAAACCGCAACGATTGGCGGTTTGACCATCGCCGGTATCGGCGCGGCCATCCCACCACCGCCCGCGATCCCCTGGCGTTCGTTCGACCTGACCGAGGACGAAGCCCGGTCGATGCTGACACCCATCACAGGTGCCGATATCCTGATCTCGCACTCCCCACCCAAAGGTGTGGCGGATCAGCATTCCGAACTGGGGTCGCTTGGTTCGCACGCTGTGTTGGAGGCGGTGACGCGACTGGCACCCAAATGGGTGCTGTGCGGTCACATTCACGATGCGTGGGGCGCGCGCGGCCAGATCGGGGCATCGAAGGTCATGAACCTCGGCCCGACGCCCAACTGGATTACACTCAACTAGGATCATCCCATGTCCCACATCACACCCGCCCAAGCCGCCACGCGTGATTTCATTCCGGTGCGGATCGCCATCCTGACGGTTTCCGATACCCGCAAGATGGAGCAGGATCGATCTGGCGACGCGCTGGTAACGCGTTTGGAACAAGCGGGCCACATTCTGGCGGACCGTAAGATCTGCCCCGATGAACGCGACCAGATCGCGGATCAACTGCGCGCCTGGTCACTGGACCCTGACATTGATGTAGTCATCTCGACCGGTGGCACCGGGCTGACGGGGCGCGATGTCTCGGTCGAGGCGCATCGCGATGTCTATGAAAAGGAAATCGAGGCGTTTTCGACTGTGTTCACAATCATCTCGATGAACAAGATCGGAACATCTGCGGTGCAAAGCCGCGCCACAGGTGGCGTTGCCAATGGAACTTACCTGTTTGCACTGCCCGGAAGCACCGGTGCCTGCAAGGACGCGTGGGACGACATTTTGGTGCATCAGCTGGATTATCGTCACATGCCGTGCAATTTCGTCGAAATTTTTCCGCGATTGGACGAACATAAGCGACGGAAATGATCTTCTCGTTCGTTTGAAGCTTACTAGAAATGCACACCGTCGACGTGCCGAAACTGTGACTACGCGCCACTTGCCTGTAAAGGCAGAGCAGGACAGGATGTTTTGGCGATCAGTGGAGTAGTAACATGCGATTTTTGGGCCGCAGCCTGACCGGATTGTTCCTTCTGGCCTTAACCGTCGGGTTGCTTGCGTTGGCTGCCGGCATGGTAACTTCAGCCTTCAAGGCTCGGGCTGAACGCGACAGCGCAGAACCGAGCGCGAGCGAGCGGGTGTTTTCGGCCAATGTCATGACGGTCACGGCGCAAACCATAGCGCCAAAGTTAACCGCCTATGGCGAGCTGTCATCGCGGCGCGCACTGGACGTGCGCGCCCTGACCGGGGGCACCGTGACCGAGATCGCACCGAATTTCGAAACCGGCGGGGCGGTGCGCGAAGGCGATCCGCTTCTGCGGATTGACCCGACAGATTTCGAATTTGCGCTGGAACTGGCAAAAACCGACGTGTCACAGGCCGAGGCAGAGCTGCGGGACGCACGCGCGGCACTGGAACTGGCGCGGGACGATCTGGACAATGCCACACGGCAGGCCGATCTGCGCGAAGCCGCCCTGACCCGACAGCGCGATCTGGTCGAACGTGGCGTGGGCACTGAAGCGGCGGTTGAAACGGCAGCACTTGCGGCATCGGCTGCACAGCAGGCGGTGCTGGGCAAGCGTCAATCGGTGATCACGGCGCAGGCCCGCGTCTCGACCGCAGAGGCGGCCTTGCGACGCAGCGAAATCCAGCTGGACGAAGCCGAGCGGCGTCTTGAAGAAACACAGATTACGGCAGAAATCAGCGGCATTCTGACGGACGTCACAGTGTTGCGCGGCGGAGTCGTAGCCGCGAACGAAAAGATCGGGCGCATCATTGACCCTTCAGCACTTGAGGTTCGGTTCCGTGTCTCGGCGGCCCAGTATGCGCGCCTGCTTGGGGCCGATGGTCGGTTGGCAAACACTGATGTAACCGTCCGGCTGGCGGCCGCTGGCCTGAACCTGACCGCAACCGGACGGATTGACCGCGAAAGCGCGGATGTCGGCGAAGGCCAGACCGGGCGCCAGATATTTGCCACGCTTGAACCCTCGCCCGGTATGCGACCGGGCGACTTTGTCACCGTTATCGTGGCCGAACCTGCCTTGCCGGACACTGTCCTGATGCCGGCATCGGCGCTGAGCGCCCAGAACGAGGTTCTGGTATTGGGGCCAGAGGATCGCCTGAGCAGCGCGAAGGTCGAGCTTTTGCGCCGTCAGGACAATGACGTAATCGTGCGCGCGACGGCGCTTGAGGGGCAGGAAATCGTGGTCGAACGCACCCCTGCGTTGGGGGCTGGCATCCGTGTCCGTCCCGTCCGTTCAGGCGAAGGCATTGCACCCGAGCCTCAGGCCGAGATGGTCACGCTTGCCCCCGAACGGGTCGCACTTCTGCGCAGCTTTGTGGAAAGCAATGACCGGATGCCCGAAGATGCACGGGAACGCATTCTGGCCCAATTGGATACTGGCATCCTGCCCGCAGACACGCTTGCGCGGCTGGAACAGCGGATGGGACACTAGATAATGGGGCGCGATCTGAACCTTCTGTCTTATTTCACGCGCCACGCCACAGTGGCGAACCTTCTTCTGGTGGTGCTGATCGCCCTTGGCCTGTTCGCCTACCCCCGGATGCGGGCGCAGTTCTTTCCCGATGTGGTGATCGAAAGCGTCTCGGTGCAGACCACGTGGCAGGGCGCTGGTGCCGAAGACGTGGACGAGGCGATTGTGCAGGTCATGGAACCCGCCCTTCTGGCGGTCGAAGGCGTGGAAAGCGTCAGCTCACGATCCTTCGAAGGCAGCGCCAGTATCACGCTGGAGTTTGAACCCGGCTGGGATGTCGCCCGTGCGGCCGATGATGTGCAAACCGCCGTGGATGAACTGTCAGACTTGCCGGAAGATGCCGACACACCGCAGGTCAGGCGCGGCGCGTGGCGCGACAGTGTGACGGATGTTGTCATTTCCGGCCCTGTCGGGATCGAACAACTTGGGCGTTTCGCCGATGAGATGATCATCCGCCTGTTCGAACGTGGCGTCACACGGACCGGTATTCGCGGGTTCGAAGCGCCACGAACGGTAGTCGAAGTGACTTCATTGTCGCTGATCGAGCACGACGTTACCATGGCCCAAATCGCCGAGGCCATCGCGGGCGAAGTGAGCGCCGCCCCGGCGGGCGACGTGGCGTCCGGTGCTGCGCGTGTGCGCACAGGCGTTGCCAAACGCAGCGCCGACCAGATCGAGGCGATTGTTCTAAGGTCAAACCCCGACGGATCGAAACTGACCGTTGGTGACGTGGCTCAGGTGAATGTTGAAGGTGTTGACCGCAACCGATCCTATTTCGTCGGCGACGATGCGGCGATTGCGCTGAACGTGTCCCGCTCGGCCCAGGGCGATGCCATCCGAATGCAGGAAATTGTCGAAGAGGTCCGCGCCGAACTGCTGCCCACGCTGCCCGATGGGGTGAAAATCTCGCTGGTGCGCACCCGGTCCGATTTGATCACGGCCCGGATCAACATCTTGATGAAAAACGGCTTGCAGGGGCTGGCCCTTGTGCTTTTGCTGCTGTTCCTGTTTCTGAACGCCCGCACCGCGTTTTGGGTGGCAGCGGGTATTCCTGTCGCGATGACCACCGCGATCTTCCTGATGTATATGTCGGGGTTGACGCTGAACATGATCTCGCTGTTCGCGCTGATCATCACGCTGGGGATCGTGGTCGATGATGCCATCGTGGTAGGCGAACACGCAGATTTTCGCGCCCGCAGGCTGGGTGAAGGCCCGATCGAGGCGGCGGAAAATGCAGCCAAACGCATGTTTCCGCCGGTGTTTTCTGCAACTCTGACCACGGTGATCGCATTTTTTGGCCTGACCGCCATTGGCGGACGGTTTGGCGATATGATCGCCGATATTCCCTTTACCGTGATCGTGGTGCTGGTGGCGTCGCTGGTCGAATGTTTCCTGATCCTGCCACACCACATGGCGCACGCCCTGACCCACACCGTGAAGGAACATTGGTACGACTGGCCGTCGCGTCAGGTGAACAAAGGGTTTCGGTGGGTGCGTGATCACGCATTCCGGCGTGTGATGGGCTGGGTGATCAAGGCCCGCTATCCGGTAATTGCCATGGCACTGATGATCCTTGCCAGCCAGACGTCGATCTTTATCCGCGGTGATCTGGCGTTCCGCTTCTTCAACGCCCCTGAACAGTCATCTGTCACGGGGAACTTTGCGATGGTGTCCGGCGCGACGAAGGATGACACGCTCGACATGATGCGGCTTGTTCAGGACGCGGTCGAGAATACGGCAGCCGAGTTTGAAAGCAAATACGGCCGTAACCCGGTGGTGCATGCTTTGGCACAAATTGGCGGCAATGCCGGGCGCGGACTGTCCGGCGTGGATGGCAAAGATACCGATCTGCTTGGATCCGTGTCGGTCGAACTGATTGATGCGGACCTGCGCCCCTATAGTGCGTTTGCCTTTGTCGGTGCGCTGCAAGAAGCGGTTGCAAGCCACCCTCTGCTTGAGGTGTTGTCATTCCGTGGCAACCGCCATGGCCCAGGTGGCGATAGTCTGGATGTCGAGTTTTACGGCGCGACATCTGACCAGCTGAAAGCCGCATCCGAGGCGTTTATCACCCGTATGTCGGCCTTTCCCGAAGTCTCGGCGCTGGAGGACAGCCTGTCTTATGACAAAGAGGAGTTGATCCTTGATCTGACGGCGCAGGGGCAGGCGCTTGGCTTTACCATCGACGGTCTGGGGCGCGTGCTGCGCAACCGCCTGAACGGGATCGAGGCGGCCAGCTATCCCGATGGCACCCGGTCGGCTGAGATCCGGGTGCAATTGCCCGAAACCGAACAGACGTCGGACTTCCTGGAACGCACACAGCTGCGCACGGACAGCGGCACCTATGTGAACCTGGCTGATCTCGTCTCGGTCCGATCACGCACCGGGTTTGCCAGCGTTCAGCGCGAAAACGGCATCCGTCTGGTCAATGTGACCGGCGATATCGACGAAAACAACGCCGCCCGCGCCGAGGAAATCCAACGCACCATTGAAACCGAAATCCTGCCAGAACTGGCCGAGGATTTTGGCATCGCCTTCCAACTGGGCGGCTTGGCCGAGCAACAGCAGGAATTCCTGTCGGACGCGAAATCCGGCCTGATCCTGGTGCTGTTGGGTATATTTCTGACACTGGCGTGGATTTTTTCCAGCTGGACGCGGCCGTTGGTGGTCATGGCGATCATCCCCTTCGGTCTGGTCGGTGCCATTTTCGGCCACGTGCAATGGGGGGTGCCCTTGTCCATGTTCTC contains the following coding sequences:
- a CDS encoding efflux RND transporter permease subunit gives rise to the protein MGRDLNLLSYFTRHATVANLLLVVLIALGLFAYPRMRAQFFPDVVIESVSVQTTWQGAGAEDVDEAIVQVMEPALLAVEGVESVSSRSFEGSASITLEFEPGWDVARAADDVQTAVDELSDLPEDADTPQVRRGAWRDSVTDVVISGPVGIEQLGRFADEMIIRLFERGVTRTGIRGFEAPRTVVEVTSLSLIEHDVTMAQIAEAIAGEVSAAPAGDVASGAARVRTGVAKRSADQIEAIVLRSNPDGSKLTVGDVAQVNVEGVDRNRSYFVGDDAAIALNVSRSAQGDAIRMQEIVEEVRAELLPTLPDGVKISLVRTRSDLITARINILMKNGLQGLALVLLLLFLFLNARTAFWVAAGIPVAMTTAIFLMYMSGLTLNMISLFALIITLGIVVDDAIVVGEHADFRARRLGEGPIEAAENAAKRMFPPVFSATLTTVIAFFGLTAIGGRFGDMIADIPFTVIVVLVASLVECFLILPHHMAHALTHTVKEHWYDWPSRQVNKGFRWVRDHAFRRVMGWVIKARYPVIAMALMILASQTSIFIRGDLAFRFFNAPEQSSVTGNFAMVSGATKDDTLDMMRLVQDAVENTAAEFESKYGRNPVVHALAQIGGNAGRGLSGVDGKDTDLLGSVSVELIDADLRPYSAFAFVGALQEAVASHPLLEVLSFRGNRHGPGGDSLDVEFYGATSDQLKAASEAFITRMSAFPEVSALEDSLSYDKEELILDLTAQGQALGFTIDGLGRVLRNRLNGIEAASYPDGTRSAEIRVQLPETEQTSDFLERTQLRTDSGTYVNLADLVSVRSRTGFASVQRENGIRLVNVTGDIDENNAARAEEIQRTIETEILPELAEDFGIAFQLGGLAEQQQEFLSDAKSGLILVLLGIFLTLAWIFSSWTRPLVVMAIIPFGLVGAIFGHVQWGVPLSMFSVVGLIGMTGIIINDSIVLVTTIDEYARERGLVPAIIDGAADRLRPVMLTTMTTVLGLGPLLYETSRQAQFLKPTVITLTYGLGFGMVLVLLVVPALVAIQADMSRMVHALKRVWRGRARKGLKPATLLVAGAALAMLAAFALAVMFWGLSAQSIAGFVLISAGIAVLGYLAGAVALRGRRA
- a CDS encoding uracil-DNA glycosylase, which translates into the protein MESAQDWHSAKALLEWYIELGAVDAISDTPVDRYALEPTLPKPRMAAPDGSTPVTAAKPPAAPRRDHVASAKQAAAAVKDLDALRGAIEAFDGCEMKRGARNTVIADGNPAARVMIIGEAPGRDEDIAGKPFVGRAGQLLDKMFAAIGMGRDAPLSKDAIYITNVMPWRPPNNRDPSPDEIAMMVPFVERHVQLVAPDVLVLMGNTPCQAVLGRKGIMRMRGRWEEAWSKPVMPMTHPAYLLRTPAAKREAWADLLSIQAKLRDLA
- a CDS encoding efflux RND transporter periplasmic adaptor subunit; translated protein: MRFLGRSLTGLFLLALTVGLLALAAGMVTSAFKARAERDSAEPSASERVFSANVMTVTAQTIAPKLTAYGELSSRRALDVRALTGGTVTEIAPNFETGGAVREGDPLLRIDPTDFEFALELAKTDVSQAEAELRDARAALELARDDLDNATRQADLREAALTRQRDLVERGVGTEAAVETAALAASAAQQAVLGKRQSVITAQARVSTAEAALRRSEIQLDEAERRLEETQITAEISGILTDVTVLRGGVVAANEKIGRIIDPSALEVRFRVSAAQYARLLGADGRLANTDVTVRLAAAGLNLTATGRIDRESADVGEGQTGRQIFATLEPSPGMRPGDFVTVIVAEPALPDTVLMPASALSAQNEVLVLGPEDRLSSAKVELLRRQDNDVIVRATALEGQEIVVERTPALGAGIRVRPVRSGEGIAPEPQAEMVTLAPERVALLRSFVESNDRMPEDARERILAQLDTGILPADTLARLEQRMGH
- the moaB gene encoding molybdenum cofactor biosynthesis protein B — protein: MSHITPAQAATRDFIPVRIAILTVSDTRKMEQDRSGDALVTRLEQAGHILADRKICPDERDQIADQLRAWSLDPDIDVVISTGGTGLTGRDVSVEAHRDVYEKEIEAFSTVFTIISMNKIGTSAVQSRATGGVANGTYLFALPGSTGACKDAWDDILVHQLDYRHMPCNFVEIFPRLDEHKRRK
- a CDS encoding metallophosphoesterase family protein → MKILAFSDLHLSNLAARNLLDAASDADLILGVGDYAHRRDGLVDYVAPFADWGTRAVFVPGNNETETELRAAFTGSDVTILHGETATIGGLTIAGIGAAIPPPPAIPWRSFDLTEDEARSMLTPITGADILISHSPPKGVADQHSELGSLGSHAVLEAVTRLAPKWVLCGHIHDAWGARGQIGASKVMNLGPTPNWITLN